In Streptomyces capitiformicae, one genomic interval encodes:
- a CDS encoding DoxX family protein — protein MSAEVGTDIAALLLRLTVGGTMIAHGWNHAFGGGGIAGTARWFESIHVRPGRLNAFVATATELGAGLLLVLGLLTPLAAAAVVGTMLVALVTNHLRNGFFIFRPGEGYEYVLMIIVASCALGALGAGSWSVDHHVDTHVDGWAGLALTAGIGVAAGVMTLAAFWRPEPHKG, from the coding sequence GTGAGCGCCGAGGTGGGCACGGACATCGCCGCGCTGCTGCTGCGTCTGACGGTGGGCGGCACGATGATCGCGCACGGCTGGAACCACGCGTTCGGCGGCGGGGGAATCGCGGGCACCGCCCGCTGGTTCGAGTCCATCCACGTACGCCCCGGCCGTCTCAACGCCTTCGTCGCCACCGCCACCGAACTCGGCGCCGGCCTGCTGCTCGTGCTCGGTCTGCTCACACCGCTGGCGGCCGCCGCCGTGGTCGGCACGATGCTCGTCGCGCTGGTGACGAACCACCTCCGCAACGGCTTCTTCATCTTCCGGCCGGGCGAGGGCTATGAGTACGTCCTCATGATCATCGTCGCCTCCTGCGCACTCGGAGCGCTGGGAGCCGGCAGCTGGTCCGTCGACCACCACGTCGACACGCACGTCGACGGCTGGGCCGGTCTCGCCCTCACGGCCGGCATCGGAGTCGCCGCGGGCGTGATGACCCTGGCGGCCTTCTGGCGCCCCGAACCACACAAAGGATGA
- a CDS encoding protein-arginine deiminase family protein produces the protein MRTGHRDAGMLAEPQGGDSVGDRLGGRLRHGCRLPAHTGFLKAQQAQDPLVLETGWLGVGHVDEFVQFLPADTPRGWKIGIADPEGGLALLRKAQRDGHGHTKAFSIPRSYADDRVLTIDQALSDRQLLKSNAYAVRKIKENLALLKRETGVTDAEIVKIPAMYVDFGDFPRSAGPCGHRLPPRRRQRRHADPPPPTSPPSSGARSSAARTSSPRR, from the coding sequence GTGCGTACCGGGCACCGCGACGCCGGCATGTTGGCAGAGCCTCAAGGCGGCGACAGCGTTGGCGATCGCCTTGGCGGCCGTCTCCGGCACGGCTGCCGGCTGCCTGCGCACACGGGCTTCCTCAAGGCCCAGCAGGCGCAGGACCCGCTGGTGCTGGAGACCGGATGGCTAGGCGTCGGTCACGTGGACGAGTTCGTGCAGTTCCTGCCCGCCGACACCCCGCGCGGCTGGAAGATCGGCATCGCCGACCCGGAAGGCGGGCTCGCCCTGCTGCGCAAGGCGCAACGCGACGGGCACGGCCACACGAAGGCGTTCTCCATCCCGCGCTCCTACGCCGACGACCGCGTTCTGACGATCGACCAGGCCCTGTCCGACCGGCAGTTGCTGAAGTCCAACGCCTACGCGGTCCGGAAGATCAAGGAGAACCTGGCGCTGCTGAAGCGCGAGACCGGCGTCACGGACGCCGAGATCGTGAAGATCCCGGCGATGTACGTCGACTTCGGTGACTTCCCCCGGAGCGCAGGACCCTGCGGTCATCGCCTACCACCCCGGCGCCGTCAGCGGCGTCACGCTGACCCCCCACCACCTACCTCGCCCCCAAGCAGTGGGGCCCGGTCATCGGCGGCAAGGACATCCTCGCCGAGGCGGTGA
- a CDS encoding Zn-ribbon domain-containing OB-fold protein — MTKAPTAGRPRPAANPDTRFFWDAAFERRLAVQRCSACRALRHPPGPACPECHSLDWEVSDVSGRGTLYSYTVLHHPPAPGFDGPAVIAVVDLEEGVRMVSNVVGADPATLTIGEALEVCFEEYVGWTVPQFRRPAAREAVR, encoded by the coding sequence ATGACCAAGGCCCCCACGGCGGGTCGCCCACGCCCGGCGGCGAACCCCGACACCCGGTTCTTCTGGGACGCCGCCTTCGAACGCCGGCTGGCGGTTCAGCGCTGTTCCGCGTGCCGCGCGCTGCGCCACCCGCCCGGTCCCGCCTGTCCGGAGTGCCACTCGCTCGACTGGGAGGTCAGCGACGTCAGCGGCCGCGGCACGCTCTACAGCTACACGGTCCTGCACCACCCTCCCGCACCCGGGTTCGACGGCCCCGCGGTCATCGCCGTCGTCGATCTGGAGGAGGGCGTCCGGATGGTCTCGAACGTCGTCGGGGCCGATCCGGCGACGCTGACGATCGGCGAGGCGCTGGAGGTCTGCTTCGAGGAGTACGTGGGCTGGACGGTGCCGCAGTTCCGCCGCCCGGCCGCACGGGAAGCGGTCCGGTGA
- a CDS encoding substrate-binding domain-containing protein: MVTIFDVARHAGASSSTVSYVLNGTRRISCEGTFESTAGPLARILADRPRTTGFVVQNEAAIGPLLSPLHSSGRSVPADASVVALCPEQLAEQHAPALTAVSGPTRELGRVAVPGSPALTRHRFGTGQGWYLSTRLDDADYGTLVGRLVKEGGVEPDVPGLPAGVEAVTRRAADGRRWDVLINHATGTVPLPRPTHDLLTGTTAHELPPGGCAVLRGH; the protein is encoded by the coding sequence ATGGTGACCATCTTCGACGTGGCGAGACACGCGGGTGCCTCGTCCAGCACGGTCAGCTACGTCCTCAACGGCACACGCCGGATCTCATGCGAGGGCACGTTCGAAAGCACCGCCGGGCCCCTCGCCCGCATCCTCGCCGACCGCCCACGCACCACCGGCTTCGTGGTGCAGAACGAGGCGGCGATCGGCCCGCTGCTCAGCCCGCTGCACAGCAGCGGGCGGTCCGTGCCCGCGGACGCCTCGGTGGTGGCCCTGTGCCCGGAGCAGCTCGCCGAGCAGCACGCTCCCGCCCTCACCGCCGTGTCCGGCCCGACGCGGGAACTGGGCCGCGTGGCGGTCCCGGGCAGCCCCGCGCTCACCCGGCACCGCTTCGGCACCGGACAGGGCTGGTACCTCTCCACCCGCCTGGACGACGCCGACTACGGCACTCTGGTCGGCCGGCTCGTGAAGGAAGGCGGTGTCGAACCTGACGTACCCGGCCTGCCCGCCGGTGTCGAAGCCGTCACCCGGCGCGCGGCGGACGGCCGCCGCTGGGACGTCCTCATCAACCACGCCACGGGCACCGTGCCGCTGCCGCGGCCCACCCACGACCTGCTCACCGGCACCACAGCCCACGAACTGCCGCCCGGCGGCTGCGCGGTCCTGCGCGGCCACTGA
- a CDS encoding LacI family DNA-binding transcriptional regulator, which translates to MTIAYIAESAGVSVPTVSKVLNGRSGVSDETRARVEELIHRHGYRKPPKSRSNVVELVFRELESMWAVEIIRGVERVARRNRIGVLVSEFGLHDTVGMTIDDTVGRRPRCVLSVAQLSEAEREQLAAKGIPFVVFDPIDELPDDVPFVGATNWRGGQAATRHLVGLGHRRIAMISGPDHPFCLARLSGYLSALAEAGLSTEPDLVVKTQLMREHGYAAARELLSRTDRPTAVFTANDMQAVGVYQAARELGLRIPHDLSVVGFDDVPAVAWMDPPLTTVHQPLAEMATAATELALALGRGEEVSQVGLEIATTLTVRESTAPPKDE; encoded by the coding sequence GTGACGATCGCGTACATCGCCGAGTCCGCGGGCGTCTCGGTGCCAACCGTGTCGAAGGTGCTCAACGGCCGGTCGGGGGTGTCGGACGAGACCCGGGCCCGCGTCGAGGAACTGATCCACCGGCACGGTTACCGCAAGCCCCCGAAGAGCCGCAGCAACGTCGTGGAGCTGGTGTTCCGCGAGTTGGAGAGCATGTGGGCCGTGGAGATCATCCGCGGTGTCGAGCGCGTGGCCCGCAGGAACCGGATCGGTGTGCTGGTCTCGGAGTTCGGGCTTCATGACACGGTGGGCATGACCATCGACGACACGGTCGGCCGGCGCCCTCGATGCGTCCTGTCGGTCGCGCAGCTCTCGGAAGCCGAGCGGGAACAACTGGCGGCGAAGGGCATCCCGTTCGTCGTCTTCGACCCGATCGACGAGCTGCCCGACGACGTGCCGTTCGTGGGGGCCACGAACTGGAGGGGCGGGCAGGCGGCGACCCGGCATCTGGTCGGCCTGGGGCACCGGCGCATCGCCATGATCAGTGGGCCTGATCACCCCTTCTGCCTCGCCCGGCTGTCCGGCTACTTGTCCGCTCTCGCGGAAGCCGGCCTGTCGACGGAACCTGACCTGGTGGTGAAGACCCAGCTCATGCGCGAGCACGGGTACGCCGCGGCACGGGAGCTGCTGTCCCGCACCGATCGCCCCACCGCCGTGTTCACCGCGAACGACATGCAGGCGGTCGGTGTCTACCAGGCCGCGCGTGAGCTCGGGTTGCGCATCCCGCACGATCTGAGTGTGGTCGGCTTCGACGACGTACCGGCCGTGGCCTGGATGGATCCGCCCCTGACCACGGTCCATCAGCCGCTGGCCGAGATGGCGACGGCCGCCACCGAGTTGGCCTTGGCGCTCGGCCGGGGTGAGGAAGTGTCGCAGGTGGGGCTGGAGATCGCCACCACTCTGACCGTCCGGGAGAGCACGGCCCCGCCGAAGGACGAGTGA
- a CDS encoding thiolase C-terminal domain-containing protein, translating into MTHPPSAAIVGVGSTEFSKASGRSELRLALEACTLALADAGLDPSDVDGLVTMTMDDNDEPAVAHYLGLDALTFFARTAGGGGGGPGTLALASMAIATGRARTVICYRAMNERSQGRFGQPSRYAGDRAATAAAVTMSWAAPFGMVTPAAFFAPSFRRYMHEYGATSEDFGRQAVVQRAYANKNPQAFFHDRPLTLDDHQSSRMIADPLRLFDCCQESDGGVALVLTAPDHAKDLRQPPVAVLGAAMGVGPRQYGVAPLYRDDLAVAAETRVMGDQLWAQSGLGPGDMDLAILYDHFSPAVLMQLEALGFCGLGEAPGLVRDGGTEIDGVIPTNTNGGQLSEGYIHGFNGLAEAVRQLRGTAVNQVTGAAHAVVTGGSHAPTSGVVLGRTA; encoded by the coding sequence ATGACCCACCCTCCCTCGGCGGCGATCGTCGGCGTCGGATCCACGGAGTTCTCGAAAGCCTCCGGCCGCAGCGAGCTACGGCTCGCACTCGAGGCATGCACCCTCGCCCTCGCCGACGCCGGCCTCGACCCCTCGGACGTCGACGGACTCGTCACCATGACGATGGACGACAACGACGAGCCGGCCGTCGCCCACTACCTCGGACTCGACGCGCTGACCTTCTTCGCGCGCACCGCCGGTGGCGGTGGTGGCGGGCCGGGCACCCTCGCGCTGGCGTCGATGGCGATCGCCACCGGCAGGGCGCGGACCGTCATCTGCTACCGGGCGATGAACGAGCGCTCGCAGGGACGGTTCGGGCAGCCGTCGCGCTACGCCGGCGACCGAGCGGCCACCGCCGCGGCGGTCACCATGTCGTGGGCCGCTCCCTTCGGCATGGTGACGCCGGCCGCGTTCTTCGCGCCGAGCTTCCGCCGCTATATGCACGAGTACGGCGCGACCTCGGAGGACTTCGGCCGCCAGGCCGTCGTACAGCGCGCCTACGCGAACAAGAACCCCCAGGCCTTCTTCCATGACCGGCCACTCACCCTGGACGACCATCAGTCGTCGCGGATGATCGCGGACCCGCTGCGGCTCTTCGACTGCTGTCAGGAGAGCGACGGCGGGGTCGCCCTGGTCCTCACCGCGCCGGACCACGCGAAGGATCTGCGCCAACCACCCGTCGCCGTGCTCGGGGCGGCGATGGGAGTGGGCCCGCGGCAGTACGGAGTGGCTCCGCTCTACCGGGACGACCTCGCCGTCGCGGCCGAGACGCGGGTGATGGGCGACCAGTTGTGGGCCCAGTCCGGACTCGGGCCCGGTGACATGGACCTCGCCATTCTCTACGACCACTTCAGTCCGGCGGTGCTGATGCAGCTGGAGGCACTCGGGTTCTGCGGCCTCGGCGAGGCCCCCGGTCTGGTCCGGGACGGCGGCACCGAAATCGACGGTGTGATCCCCACCAACACCAACGGCGGCCAGCTGTCCGAGGGGTACATCCACGGCTTCAACGGACTGGCCGAGGCGGTACGCCAGTTGCGCGGCACCGCCGTGAACCAGGTCACCGGCGCGGCGCACGCCGTCGTCACCGGCGGCTCGCACGCCCCCACCAGTGGAGTCGTCCTGGGACGGACGGCATGA
- a CDS encoding TetR/AcrR family transcriptional regulator, with the protein MSRPGESAQQRDTPVLTERGGVRKAAILEAALRVIGNKGLAGLSMRAIAAEAGLPLGALGYYFKTKDDLILDAFELHTRREADRVLAAFAGVENGDHADDIAEHLTAFIHHGLTEARTSLVAEYEFLIESTRRPDLERVSRAWRQALQIQVSHVASRLGSDDPETDSEIILSVIAGLEIDHLSTPLDPSTTQAIRTALRRTITKLGLRGNAARQ; encoded by the coding sequence ATGAGCCGGCCCGGCGAGTCCGCCCAGCAACGAGACACCCCTGTCCTGACCGAGCGCGGCGGGGTCCGCAAAGCGGCCATCCTCGAAGCAGCCCTGCGGGTCATCGGGAACAAGGGACTCGCCGGGCTGTCCATGCGTGCCATCGCGGCGGAAGCGGGGCTGCCGCTCGGAGCTCTCGGCTACTACTTCAAGACCAAGGACGATCTGATCCTCGATGCGTTCGAGTTGCACACGCGCCGGGAGGCGGACCGGGTCCTCGCCGCCTTCGCGGGTGTCGAGAACGGCGACCATGCCGACGACATCGCCGAGCACCTCACGGCGTTCATCCACCACGGGCTGACCGAGGCACGCACGAGCCTGGTCGCGGAGTACGAGTTCCTGATCGAGTCAACCCGCAGGCCGGATCTCGAACGTGTCTCGCGGGCGTGGCGCCAGGCGCTGCAGATCCAGGTCAGCCATGTCGCGAGCCGGCTCGGCTCGGACGATCCCGAGACAGACTCAGAGATCATTCTCTCGGTCATCGCGGGTCTGGAGATCGACCACCTCTCCACACCGCTCGACCCGTCGACGACGCAGGCGATCCGCACCGCACTCCGCCGCACGATCACAAAGCTCGGGCTCCGCGGCAACGCCGCGCGGCAGTAG
- a CDS encoding cellulose binding domain-containing protein, whose product MARDQGDNTPRTAVESAASPSSGCGVTARNVVSHNATIVPGASVDIGFQATHMGNTAPPSSYTLNATVCAVTGS is encoded by the coding sequence CTGGCGCGCGACCAGGGCGATAACACCCCGCGCACGGCTGTCGAATCCGCCGCGAGCCCCAGCTCCGGTTGCGGCGTGACGGCCAGGAACGTCGTCTCCCACAACGCCACCATCGTTCCAGGCGCGTCGGTCGACATCGGCTTCCAGGCAACCCACATGGGCAACACCGCCCCGCCGAGCTCCTACACCCTCAACGCCACCGTCTGTGCTGTCACGGGGAGTTGA
- a CDS encoding glycoside hydrolase family 43 protein, which yields MPAQNRPARAANPVLPGFHPDPSICRVGDDYYLACSSFEYFPGVPLFHSRDLVHWRQIGNALDRPEQLRLPASMPSSGGIYAPTLRHHDGRFWLIVTNCSEGGGNLIVTATDPAGPWSDPIPAPGVPGIDPDLAWDEDGTCWCTVAGVSQVRIDPTTGETYGTPHRLWSGGPGAKAPEAPHLYRIGDYWYLLIAEGGTERGHGVSIARGRTPGGPFEPCPANPILTHRGTDHPIQNTGHADLVQAPDGSWWMVLLGVRPGGGTPGWHVLGRETFLAPVTWEDGWPVVGEVTLDLSALPWPLSPASAEDRRDDFELSELGPTWISVRDRPAELCTTKERPGWLTLHARGGSLDEPDVVFTGRRQQHLTCRARTLVDPEQGRGGLAVRLDERHHYAIEASGTEVRVIARVGSLRTVVAERTVPAEPVVLGVTITDPPPPHGPCTGPDVVSLGVEAADGTFTELAALDGRYLSTEVAGGFTGRVIGVYAAAGTVHFDWFDYEPLDS from the coding sequence GTGCCCGCTCAGAACCGGCCCGCCCGCGCGGCCAACCCCGTGCTCCCGGGGTTCCATCCTGACCCGAGCATCTGCCGGGTCGGCGACGATTACTACCTCGCCTGCTCCAGCTTCGAGTACTTCCCCGGCGTACCCCTCTTCCACAGCCGCGACCTGGTGCACTGGCGGCAGATCGGGAACGCCCTGGACCGGCCGGAGCAGTTGCGTCTACCGGCCTCCATGCCGTCCTCGGGCGGCATCTACGCCCCCACCCTGCGCCATCACGACGGCCGTTTCTGGTTGATCGTCACCAACTGCAGCGAGGGCGGCGGCAATCTGATCGTCACAGCGACCGACCCGGCCGGACCGTGGTCGGATCCGATCCCGGCACCGGGCGTGCCCGGTATCGATCCCGACCTGGCCTGGGACGAGGACGGGACCTGCTGGTGCACTGTCGCCGGGGTGTCGCAGGTCCGTATCGACCCGACGACCGGGGAAACATACGGGACACCGCACAGGCTCTGGTCCGGCGGGCCCGGCGCCAAGGCCCCGGAGGCACCTCACCTTTACCGGATCGGCGACTACTGGTACCTGCTCATCGCCGAGGGGGGCACCGAGCGCGGCCACGGCGTCTCGATCGCCCGCGGCCGTACGCCGGGCGGCCCGTTCGAGCCGTGCCCGGCCAACCCGATCCTGACCCACCGGGGCACCGACCACCCCATCCAGAACACCGGCCACGCCGACCTGGTCCAGGCACCCGACGGCTCATGGTGGATGGTGCTGCTGGGCGTACGGCCGGGCGGCGGCACGCCCGGCTGGCACGTGCTCGGCCGGGAGACCTTCCTGGCGCCCGTGACCTGGGAGGACGGCTGGCCGGTCGTCGGCGAGGTCACCTTGGACCTGTCCGCGCTCCCCTGGCCGCTCTCCCCCGCCTCCGCCGAAGACCGCCGCGACGACTTCGAGCTGAGCGAACTGGGCCCGACCTGGATCTCTGTGCGGGACCGCCCCGCCGAGCTCTGCACCACCAAGGAGCGCCCCGGATGGCTGACGCTGCACGCGCGGGGCGGCTCCCTGGACGAGCCCGACGTGGTGTTCACCGGCCGCCGCCAGCAGCACCTCACCTGCCGGGCGCGCACCCTGGTCGACCCGGAGCAGGGGCGCGGCGGCCTCGCCGTCCGGCTGGACGAGCGGCACCATTACGCGATCGAGGCGTCCGGCACGGAGGTACGCGTGATCGCGCGCGTCGGCTCCCTGCGCACGGTCGTGGCCGAACGCACCGTGCCCGCCGAGCCGGTGGTCCTCGGTGTCACGATCACCGACCCGCCGCCTCCGCACGGGCCGTGCACCGGACCCGACGTCGTCTCCCTCGGGGTCGAGGCCGCGGACGGCACGTTCACCGAACTCGCGGCCCTCGACGGCCGCTACCTGTCGACCGAGGTCGCCGGCGGCTTCACGGGCCGGGTCATCGGCGTGTACGCGGCTGCAGGCACCGTCCACTTCGACTGGTTCGACTACGAGCCTCTGGACAGCTGA
- a CDS encoding alpha-galactosidase encodes MENEQRSFLWGHEALHLELVFGDDGSARLTYLGPPGEAGSEPGASLPLVEVTAAGHGRSWSGSRLIGTALGDRLRHRAHRAARDGDWHTLTVELHDPETGLAAEVTYRSPDGIPVLRSEVILRNEGPSTLHLESVSSLAVGCLTPQDPAAVDAADLLWADNDWLAECRWQRQPMRRSTPTLSGRVKYGHGKAGAELTGQGTWSSCGHLPMGGLTDRRSGRTWVWQIEHNGGGWRWECQEHDGAAYVALFGPTDTHHGWRHPLEPGAAFRTVPVALSFSADGGPDAAFAALTRYRRAHRRPHADHRRLPVIFNDYMNCLMGDPTTDKLLPLIDAAAEAGAEYFVIDAGWYDGDNGGWWTTVGAWEPAASRFPGEKGIHEVLDRIRERGMVPGLWLEPEVIGVHSPMAKSLPDEAFFRRDGVRLTETGRHHLDLRHPAARAHLDQVVDRLVGEWGVGYLKLDHNIDPGSGTSAHPGETPGAGLLGHNRAHLDWLDGILDRYPHLVVENCSSGGMRWDHALLSRLQLQSTSDQQNLHLYAPIAASAPTAVTPEQGAVWAYPRPEDSLDEVAFTMANALLGRIHLSGLLPELEPEARALVHEAVAVYKAIRADLPGAVPSWPLGLPAWDDPWIALALHTPATTYLTVWRRPGGAATTTLRLPEPAGGAARVEVLYPAARQAVAVWHPDTADLTVTLPTAPSAALLRITRTEPDAL; translated from the coding sequence ATGGAAAACGAACAGCGTAGCTTCCTCTGGGGTCATGAGGCCCTGCATCTCGAGCTCGTCTTCGGCGACGACGGCAGCGCCCGCCTGACGTATCTCGGGCCGCCCGGCGAAGCGGGCAGCGAACCCGGTGCGTCCCTGCCTCTGGTGGAGGTGACGGCCGCGGGTCACGGCCGCAGCTGGTCGGGCAGCCGCCTGATCGGGACCGCTCTCGGCGACCGGCTGCGCCACCGGGCCCACCGCGCGGCCCGCGACGGCGACTGGCACACGCTGACCGTGGAACTCCACGACCCGGAAACCGGGCTGGCCGCGGAGGTGACCTACCGGTCGCCGGACGGCATCCCCGTGCTCCGCAGCGAGGTGATCCTGCGCAATGAAGGGCCGTCCACGCTCCACCTGGAGTCGGTCAGCTCGCTCGCGGTGGGCTGCCTCACCCCGCAGGACCCGGCGGCCGTCGACGCCGCCGACCTGCTGTGGGCGGACAACGACTGGCTCGCCGAGTGCCGCTGGCAGCGACAGCCGATGCGCCGGAGCACACCCACCCTCAGCGGACGGGTGAAGTACGGGCACGGCAAGGCCGGCGCCGAACTGACCGGACAGGGCACTTGGTCCAGCTGCGGACACCTGCCCATGGGCGGCCTGACGGACCGGCGCTCCGGCCGCACCTGGGTATGGCAGATCGAGCACAACGGCGGCGGCTGGCGCTGGGAGTGCCAAGAGCACGACGGGGCGGCCTATGTGGCGCTGTTCGGCCCCACCGACACCCACCACGGCTGGCGGCACCCCCTGGAACCCGGCGCCGCCTTCCGCACCGTACCCGTGGCCCTGTCCTTCAGCGCCGACGGCGGCCCCGATGCCGCGTTCGCCGCGCTGACCCGCTACCGCCGCGCCCACCGCCGCCCGCACGCCGACCACCGGCGTCTGCCCGTCATCTTCAACGACTACATGAACTGCCTGATGGGCGACCCCACCACCGACAAGCTGCTGCCCCTGATCGACGCGGCGGCCGAGGCCGGCGCCGAATACTTCGTCATCGACGCGGGCTGGTACGACGGCGACAACGGCGGCTGGTGGACCACTGTCGGCGCCTGGGAACCGGCCGCCTCCCGTTTCCCCGGTGAGAAGGGGATCCACGAGGTGCTGGACCGTATCCGCGAACGCGGCATGGTGCCCGGCCTGTGGCTGGAGCCGGAAGTCATCGGCGTGCACAGCCCCATGGCCAAGTCCCTGCCCGACGAGGCGTTCTTCCGCCGCGACGGCGTCCGTCTCACGGAGACCGGCCGGCACCACCTGGACCTGCGCCATCCCGCCGCCCGCGCCCACCTGGACCAGGTCGTGGACCGCCTGGTCGGCGAGTGGGGCGTCGGCTACCTCAAGCTCGACCACAACATCGACCCCGGCTCCGGCACCAGCGCCCACCCCGGTGAGACCCCGGGCGCCGGCCTGCTCGGCCACAACCGCGCCCACCTGGACTGGCTGGACGGCATCCTGGACCGCTACCCGCACCTGGTGGTGGAGAACTGCTCCTCGGGCGGCATGCGCTGGGACCACGCCCTGCTGTCCCGGCTGCAACTGCAGTCCACCAGCGACCAGCAGAACCTCCACCTCTACGCGCCCATCGCCGCCTCCGCACCCACCGCCGTCACTCCCGAACAGGGCGCCGTGTGGGCCTACCCGCGGCCGGAGGACTCCCTCGACGAGGTGGCCTTCACCATGGCGAACGCCCTCCTCGGCCGCATCCACCTCTCCGGCCTCCTGCCGGAACTGGAGCCCGAGGCCCGCGCTCTGGTCCATGAGGCGGTAGCCGTGTACAAGGCCATCCGCGCCGACCTGCCGGGGGCCGTACCGTCCTGGCCACTCGGCCTTCCCGCCTGGGACGACCCCTGGATCGCCCTGGCCCTGCACACCCCCGCCACCACCTACCTCACCGTCTGGCGCCGACCGGGCGGTGCGGCCACGACCACCCTCCGGCTGCCTGAACCGGCGGGCGGCGCGGCCCGTGTCGAGGTGCTGTACCCCGCCGCGCGTCAGGCCGTTGCCGTCTGGCACCCGGACACCGCCGACCTCACCGTGACCCTGCCCACCGCGCCCTCCGCGGCGCTGCTCCGCATCACCCGTACGGAGCCGGACGCTCTCTGA
- a CDS encoding GNAT family N-acetyltransferase — MKRPADEEAVLGVVGTVVYRLARREDDEALAGLDGSFTTDSVFEVTLAGGEFRIRETPVAPPIHKAFPDEDGSDDDDGDPELSRTVVAFDGDELCGFIETSFDPWNARLTICDIEVAPAWRGKGVGRTLMHHAFDIAKELGARHVWLEVTNINAPAIRAYLRLGFTFCGLDTTLYDGTASAGEQALFMSRRVR, encoded by the coding sequence ATGAAGAGGCCCGCAGACGAGGAGGCTGTGCTCGGCGTGGTGGGAACCGTCGTCTACAGGCTGGCGCGACGCGAGGACGATGAGGCTCTGGCGGGGCTGGACGGGTCGTTCACAACGGATTCCGTGTTCGAAGTGACCTTGGCGGGCGGCGAGTTCAGGATCCGTGAGACGCCGGTGGCCCCTCCGATCCACAAGGCCTTCCCCGATGAGGACGGCAGTGACGATGATGACGGCGATCCCGAGCTCAGCCGAACGGTTGTCGCCTTCGACGGGGATGAGTTGTGTGGATTCATCGAGACCTCCTTCGATCCGTGGAACGCACGGCTGACCATCTGCGACATCGAGGTCGCACCGGCGTGGCGGGGCAAGGGGGTTGGGCGCACCCTGATGCATCACGCCTTCGATATCGCGAAGGAGCTCGGGGCGAGGCATGTGTGGCTTGAGGTCACCAATATCAACGCTCCCGCAATCCGTGCCTATCTCCGGTTGGGGTTCACCTTCTGCGGTCTGGACACCACGCTCTACGACGGCACTGCATCGGCCGGTGAGCAGGCTCTCTTCATGTCAAGGCGGGTGCGCTGA
- a CDS encoding RICIN domain-containing protein: MGGKDILAEAVTKAYAKAGMRVRYLNDWRTHHVGGGEVHCGYRGDRVGLYTYNPGGTGHVDIDSVQYTIAPTRAYTCVSVRSGKVADVYRASNADGAAVIQWPDNGRPNQHWAFQSTSDGYHTITCLHSGKVLDVAGSSTADGATPAETRQRHQHALAA; this comes from the coding sequence ATCGGCGGCAAGGACATCCTCGCCGAGGCGGTGACCAAGGCGTACGCCAAGGCCGGCATGCGGGTGCGCTACCTGAACGACTGGCGCACGCACCACGTCGGCGGCGGCGAGGTGCACTGCGGCTACCGCGGTGACCGGGTCGGCCTCTACACCTACAACCCGGGCGGCACCGGCCACGTCGACATCGACTCGGTGCAGTACACCATCGCCCCCACCAGGGCCTACACATGCGTCAGCGTGCGCAGCGGCAAGGTCGCCGACGTCTACCGCGCCTCGAACGCGGACGGCGCCGCCGTGATCCAGTGGCCCGACAACGGCAGACCGAACCAGCACTGGGCCTTCCAGTCGACCTCGGACGGCTACCACACCATCACCTGCCTCCACAGCGGCAAAGTCCTCGACGTCGCCGGGTCCTCCACGGCGGACGGCGCCACACCGGCCGAGACCAGACAGCGGCACCAACACGCCCTCGCGGCATAA